From Cytophagales bacterium, a single genomic window includes:
- the sprA gene encoding cell surface protein SprA: MCSRVHATIFFPGDSTDKDTIKNQQYRDRYGNPFTNPRSISPFILSNPSNVVLEVELDASMEYYHISEKIGTFNYRNPTIMSFEEYSAYKNKQMIRNYFKQKSSELGGESVVSSRSTLIPKIYLSPVMDRIFGGSYVDIRPNGAVSLKFGGQWQRLHNPAISVKQQRTGGFDFDQSINMNVIGKIGEKLKLNVNWDTDATFEFENNIKIQYTAFEEDILQKIEAGYVSMPVKSSLIRGSQNLFGIKTQLRFGRLDVTAIVSSQRGRTEEITITGGAQTREFEIKCADYDENRHFFLAQYFRDQYENALNNIPIINSPVNISRVEVYLINRSNATVGLKDIVALSYLGEDSISIVGTFPDNNNINNNLYNSLPYVRNPDNTSSTLEAAGYIKGEDFEFIRGARKLQDKEFSYHPQLGFISLNSSLRPDELLAVSFEYTVAGGTKFQVGELNPYPSDSVIILKLLKPTSIRTSLPMWDLMMKNVYSLNAGQVSKEGFELKIYYKDDATGIDNPSLHEGTNLKDKPLIEVMNLDRLNSNGDGQKDGNFDFVEGITIDVKSGKIFFPVLEPFGSHLGKFFVDEDLLKDKYLYDSLYTSTKSDAETKYASKNKFLIKGKYQSSSSSEIMLPGINISPGSVVITAGNTPLVENVDYTVNYNMGRVKITNEGILASGKEIKITYEKADLFNFQTRSLFGARFDFRVSKDINIGATIFHLNERPFISRVSIGDEPTKNTIWGADINYRKESRFLTKLIDKLPIIQTKAPSSITLSGEFAQLIPGSQKLVGGEKGTAYIDDFEGAETPYDYSRVPTRWKLASTPSRFAEVESNTLDYSKHRAKMAWYTIDNLFYRENTINNPKHIKDALKNDPKTNDQMTNHYIRAISPREIFPNRDPEVFDLNEYTFDIAYFPQERGQYNYNTVLNKPEDNWGGIMRSITYNTDFDDANIQFIEFWLMDPFISNANGNSVIDDKTPSAEPNTTGGELYFNLGNISEDVMKDSKHTFENGLPSSGTSIWGTVPTKKHIINAFDNTEGERPLQDVGLDGLNDIEEQGFFNDPILGNDPSSDNFKYYLDGNDEFDYGYDGAEMPILGRYKNFNGMDGNSPESSGGSFTPASTTIPDNEDLNNDNTISDLEAYYEYKIKLSPGLKIGENFIVDRVKNTINGDVVSWYLFRIPIKEKPQQGGKSNIEGFKSIRFMRMFLTSWSQPVVLRFVDLQLVANQWRKYPDILMEPGMLKPPEPPFDANFNVSTVNIYENGASTGDNIPYVLPPGIQQDIDFAATNDRQLNEQSLQLCVDSLMDRDARAVYKNVGMDFINYGRLKMFIHAESDERSDLAAKNGEVEAFIRLGSDFIDNYYEYRVLLTITNPASTAKEEIWPESNWIDVAFDDFGKVKSERNNQEFNISWRFTSGNITVVGNPDLSDVQTIMIGIRNPGSKDGDPKSVCIWVNELRVSDFDKNAGWATIGRINVKLADLATVTASGKYTTVGFGSIQQKISQRSRANTAEFDISSNITLDKFIPKKAGIKLPMFVSYEIRNVDPKFDPLDKDIPLAAKVRSFGTTEKGEITEEGEKYRKMAQDRTVRRSLNMTNIRKVKTKKNEKRHIYDIENLSLTLAYSDVNSHNINTASYELKTYRAGLGWGFSPKAKNIEPFKKVKFLKSPVLQLVKDFNFTPFPSSLTFRTDLNRRFQKTQLRNSDLTTVGIDPTYEKSFLFNRLYALKWNLTKSLSYDYSATANSVIDEPFGDIDTQEKKDSLIDNIIRFDKEKPDTDLGEKDWIQFGRMKQFTQTNSFNYRLPLNKFPLTNWINASVSYTAGYSWKAGSNAKGSYINSSGILTEDTLTLAERLGNSIQNTSRRAINGKIDLVKLYNKVKFLKAINSTPRRKPPAKTKKPKTPIAKDTTKTKKKPELKVFKAVLRSLMTARSVNFSYSVNRGTAIPGFMRKPDYFGLESGTNAPGLPFVLGSQDVGIKQEIAQRGWLSDDSSLFTTFAQFRNENLTLNTSLEPFKGFRIKLDAKKNKSADYQELFTYDPITEEFMTSNPNKKGSYSISYIAINTSFIRDRKSGRSTVFENFIRNRSNIINRLAADNPNKNGNYSENSQDVLIPAFLAAYTNKDPLKINTSPFPLIPLPNWRIDYSGLSKLKPLKKYFSSINLSHSYSCSYSVSSYTTALDYNNLLDLLTLQSNVENYPYASKITTNKEFIPVYVINNISIKERFSPLIGIKVRTKSKMTINISYKKQRNLSLDLSNTQVTEVKNQDLVLGWGFTKKNVKVPFKVRGETVILKNDLAFKFNLTLRDSKTTLRSFDQEPEITAGNKIIQIEPTLSYKVNKRLNVQLFFTRAVTDPRLSSSFKNARTEFGTNIRFNLSQ, from the coding sequence ATGTGTTCGCGTGTTCATGCTACCATTTTCTTCCCGGGAGACTCAACCGATAAGGATACCATAAAAAACCAGCAATACCGCGACAGGTACGGTAACCCGTTTACAAACCCGCGTTCAATTTCGCCTTTTATACTTAGCAACCCCTCTAATGTAGTACTTGAAGTGGAATTAGACGCCAGCATGGAATATTATCATATTTCAGAAAAGATCGGAACATTCAATTACAGGAACCCTACCATTATGAGCTTTGAAGAATATTCAGCGTATAAAAACAAGCAAATGATTAGAAATTATTTTAAGCAAAAATCTTCTGAATTAGGAGGTGAAAGCGTGGTAAGCAGCCGGAGCACGCTGATCCCAAAGATCTATTTAAGCCCTGTAATGGACAGGATATTTGGTGGAAGTTATGTGGATATAAGGCCCAATGGCGCTGTATCATTAAAGTTTGGCGGGCAATGGCAAAGGTTGCATAACCCGGCGATATCTGTGAAGCAGCAGCGAACCGGTGGGTTTGATTTTGACCAGAGCATTAACATGAACGTGATAGGAAAGATCGGGGAAAAGCTGAAGCTCAACGTAAACTGGGATACCGATGCTACTTTTGAATTTGAAAATAACATTAAGATACAATATACTGCTTTTGAGGAAGATATTCTCCAGAAGATAGAAGCTGGCTACGTGAGCATGCCCGTAAAAAGCAGCCTTATCAGGGGATCGCAAAACTTATTTGGCATAAAAACCCAACTGAGGTTTGGCAGGCTGGATGTAACGGCAATCGTCTCATCACAAAGAGGGCGAACAGAAGAGATCACCATCACGGGAGGCGCCCAGACAAGAGAATTTGAAATAAAATGTGCTGATTATGATGAGAACAGGCATTTTTTTCTTGCACAATACTTTAGAGACCAGTATGAAAATGCGCTAAATAATATTCCGATCATAAATTCACCTGTAAATATCAGCCGCGTAGAGGTTTATCTGATCAACAGATCGAATGCTACAGTAGGGCTAAAAGATATTGTGGCATTAAGCTATTTAGGAGAAGATTCAATTTCAATAGTTGGGACTTTTCCTGATAATAATAATATAAACAATAATCTTTATAATTCATTACCATATGTCAGAAATCCTGATAATACAAGCTCAACATTAGAAGCAGCTGGTTATATTAAAGGTGAAGATTTTGAATTTATCAGGGGAGCTAGAAAACTTCAGGATAAAGAATTTTCTTATCATCCCCAATTAGGTTTTATTTCACTCAATTCGTCTTTAAGGCCCGATGAACTGCTGGCTGTTTCTTTTGAATATACTGTTGCCGGAGGCACTAAATTCCAGGTTGGAGAGCTCAACCCCTATCCGTCAGATTCAGTGATCATTCTCAAATTATTAAAACCCACCTCAATCCGTACCAGCCTGCCCATGTGGGACCTGATGATGAAAAATGTTTACTCGCTGAATGCAGGGCAGGTAAGCAAAGAAGGGTTTGAGCTGAAGATCTATTATAAGGATGATGCTACCGGAATAGACAACCCCAGCTTACATGAAGGTACAAATTTAAAAGACAAGCCACTTATTGAAGTAATGAATCTTGACAGGCTGAACAGCAATGGTGACGGGCAAAAAGATGGGAATTTTGACTTTGTGGAAGGCATTACCATTGACGTAAAATCGGGCAAAATATTTTTTCCTGTACTGGAACCGTTTGGCAGCCATCTGGGAAAGTTTTTTGTAGATGAGGATCTTTTGAAAGACAAATATCTCTATGACTCGCTCTATACAAGCACAAAAAGTGACGCGGAAACAAAATATGCCAGTAAAAATAAATTTCTGATTAAAGGTAAGTACCAGTCTAGCTCCTCAAGCGAAATCATGCTGCCGGGTATCAATATTTCCCCGGGTTCGGTGGTGATCACTGCAGGTAATACGCCCTTAGTTGAAAACGTAGATTATACGGTGAATTATAACATGGGCAGGGTAAAGATTACCAATGAAGGCATTCTTGCTTCAGGAAAGGAAATAAAGATCACTTATGAAAAGGCAGACTTGTTCAACTTCCAGACCCGGTCGCTTTTTGGCGCTAGGTTTGACTTCAGGGTTAGCAAGGATATTAATATCGGAGCTACCATATTCCACCTCAACGAAAGGCCTTTTATCAGCAGGGTAAGCATTGGCGATGAGCCTACCAAAAACACTATCTGGGGAGCTGATATCAATTACAGGAAAGAATCAAGGTTTTTAACCAAGCTGATAGACAAACTCCCCATTATCCAGACCAAAGCGCCTTCTTCCATTACACTCAGCGGTGAATTTGCACAGCTCATACCCGGAAGCCAAAAGCTGGTAGGCGGGGAAAAGGGTACCGCCTATATTGATGATTTTGAAGGAGCCGAAACCCCCTACGATTATTCAAGAGTACCAACAAGGTGGAAACTGGCAAGTACGCCAAGCAGGTTTGCCGAGGTAGAATCAAATACGCTGGATTATTCAAAGCACAGAGCCAAAATGGCATGGTACACCATAGACAACCTTTTTTACAGAGAAAATACCATTAATAATCCCAAACATATCAAAGATGCTCTGAAGAATGACCCAAAAACGAATGACCAAATGACGAATCACTACATAAGAGCCATCTCACCCAGGGAAATATTCCCCAACAGGGACCCTGAGGTTTTTGACCTCAACGAATATACTTTTGATATTGCCTACTTTCCGCAAGAACGGGGACAGTATAATTACAATACTGTTCTTAATAAACCTGAAGATAATTGGGGAGGCATTATGAGATCAATTACCTATAATACTGATTTTGATGACGCCAATATCCAGTTCATAGAATTCTGGCTGATGGATCCATTTATAAGTAATGCAAATGGTAATAGCGTTATAGATGATAAAACACCATCTGCGGAACCAAATACAACCGGAGGCGAATTGTACTTCAATCTTGGAAATATTTCAGAAGATGTGATGAAAGACAGCAAACACACCTTTGAAAATGGCCTCCCCTCTTCTGGTACTTCTATTTGGGGAACAGTACCAACTAAAAAACACATAATCAATGCTTTTGATAATACAGAAGGAGAAAGACCATTGCAGGACGTAGGATTGGATGGACTTAATGATATTGAGGAACAGGGTTTTTTTAATGATCCTATCCTTGGTAATGATCCTTCTTCTGACAATTTTAAATACTATCTTGATGGTAATGATGAATTTGATTATGGTTATGACGGAGCCGAAATGCCAATCCTTGGCAGGTATAAAAACTTTAACGGAATGGATGGCAATTCTCCGGAGAGCAGCGGGGGAAGCTTTACACCTGCTTCTACTACCATCCCTGATAATGAAGACCTGAACAATGATAATACCATCAGCGACCTGGAAGCTTATTATGAATACAAAATAAAGCTCAGCCCCGGACTAAAAATCGGAGAAAACTTTATAGTTGACCGGGTAAAAAATACAATTAATGGTGATGTAGTAAGCTGGTACTTGTTTAGAATTCCTATCAAAGAAAAGCCTCAACAGGGTGGTAAAAGTAACATTGAAGGCTTTAAGTCTATAAGATTTATGAGAATGTTCCTTACCAGTTGGTCACAACCGGTAGTGCTGCGCTTTGTTGACCTGCAGTTGGTAGCTAACCAGTGGAGAAAATATCCGGATATTCTGATGGAACCTGGTATGCTTAAACCACCAGAACCCCCCTTTGACGCCAATTTCAATGTTTCAACGGTCAACATATATGAAAATGGAGCAAGTACAGGGGATAATATACCCTATGTACTTCCACCCGGCATTCAACAGGATATTGACTTTGCTGCAACAAATGACAGACAGCTTAATGAACAATCTCTGCAGCTTTGTGTAGACTCTTTGATGGACCGTGATGCGCGGGCAGTCTATAAAAACGTAGGCATGGATTTTATCAATTACGGGCGGCTCAAAATGTTTATCCATGCCGAAAGTGATGAGCGTAGTGATCTTGCTGCAAAGAATGGTGAAGTAGAAGCTTTTATAAGACTGGGGAGTGATTTTATTGATAATTATTATGAGTACAGGGTTCTTTTAACAATAACAAATCCTGCAAGTACTGCTAAAGAAGAGATCTGGCCCGAATCTAACTGGATAGATGTAGCTTTTGATGATTTCGGTAAAGTAAAATCTGAAAGAAACAATCAGGAATTTAATATTAGCTGGCGATTTACTTCCGGTAACATTACCGTTGTGGGTAACCCCGACCTGAGCGATGTACAAACGATAATGATCGGGATACGCAATCCCGGTTCAAAAGACGGGGATCCCAAATCTGTGTGTATCTGGGTGAATGAGCTGAGGGTAAGCGATTTTGATAAAAATGCCGGCTGGGCAACCATAGGCAGGATCAATGTAAAATTAGCCGATTTGGCTACTGTTACCGCCTCAGGTAAATATACCACTGTGGGATTCGGTTCCATTCAGCAAAAGATCTCTCAAAGATCAAGGGCCAATACTGCTGAATTTGACATATCGTCTAACATTACGCTTGATAAGTTCATCCCGAAAAAAGCAGGTATAAAACTGCCCATGTTTGTTAGTTATGAGATCAGAAATGTTGACCCTAAATTTGACCCGCTTGACAAGGATATCCCTTTAGCTGCTAAGGTTAGATCTTTTGGAACAACAGAAAAAGGAGAAATAACGGAAGAAGGAGAAAAATACAGGAAGATGGCACAGGATAGAACGGTGCGAAGAAGCTTAAACATGACCAATATCCGCAAAGTCAAAACAAAGAAAAATGAAAAGAGGCACATTTATGATATTGAGAATCTGTCGCTCACCCTTGCCTACAGCGATGTGAACAGCCATAATATCAATACGGCCTCTTACGAGCTAAAAACCTACAGGGCTGGGCTTGGATGGGGTTTCAGCCCTAAAGCTAAAAATATTGAACCGTTCAAGAAGGTCAAGTTTTTAAAATCACCGGTGCTTCAACTTGTAAAAGATTTTAATTTTACCCCTTTTCCCAGCAGTCTTACTTTCAGAACTGACCTTAACAGGCGTTTTCAGAAAACCCAGCTTAGAAATTCAGACCTTACTACTGTAGGGATAGATCCGACCTATGAAAAATCGTTCCTGTTCAACAGGTTATATGCTCTAAAATGGAATCTTACCAAAAGCCTCTCTTATGATTATTCTGCCACTGCCAATTCAGTGATTGATGAACCCTTTGGGGATATAGATACGCAGGAAAAAAAGGATTCCCTGATAGATAACATTATAAGATTCGACAAAGAGAAACCAGATACTGATCTCGGAGAAAAAGATTGGATTCAGTTTGGGAGAATGAAGCAATTCACCCAAACAAATTCATTTAATTATAGGTTACCTCTGAACAAATTCCCTCTAACCAATTGGATCAATGCATCTGTAAGTTATACGGCAGGCTATAGCTGGAAGGCAGGGTCTAATGCAAAAGGTTCATACATAAATTCATCAGGTATTCTTACTGAAGATACATTGACCCTTGCAGAAAGATTGGGTAACAGCATTCAAAATACTTCCCGGAGGGCAATTAATGGAAAAATTGACTTAGTGAAACTTTATAATAAAGTTAAATTCCTTAAAGCAATTAACTCAACCCCCAGGCGTAAACCCCCAGCCAAGACCAAAAAACCCAAAACGCCTATAGCTAAGGATACTACCAAAACTAAAAAGAAACCGGAGCTGAAGGTATTCAAAGCAGTGCTGCGTTCCTTGATGACCGCACGTTCTGTAAACTTCAGCTATTCAGTGAACCGGGGTACCGCAATACCGGGCTTTATGCGCAAACCGGACTATTTTGGCCTGGAAAGCGGAACGAATGCACCGGGGCTGCCATTTGTGTTGGGGAGTCAGGATGTTGGTATTAAACAGGAAATTGCTCAAAGAGGCTGGTTATCTGATGATTCGTCTTTATTTACCACCTTCGCTCAATTTAGAAATGAAAACTTAACCTTAAACACTTCATTAGAGCCTTTTAAAGGATTTAGGATAAAGCTTGACGCTAAAAAGAACAAATCGGCAGACTACCAGGAATTATTTACATATGACCCAATAACAGAAGAATTTATGACCAGCAACCCTAATAAAAAGGGCAGCTACAGCATTTCATACATTGCTATCAATACCAGCTTTATCCGTGACCGTAAAAGCGGCCGTTCCACAGTTTTTGAAAATTTTATAAGAAACAGATCGAATATAATCAACAGGTTGGCAGCAGATAATCCAAATAAAAATGGCAATTATAGTGAAAACTCGCAGGATGTGCTTATTCCTGCCTTTTTAGCAGCATATACCAATAAAGACCCCCTGAAAATAAACACTTCCCCTTTCCCTTTGATACCTTTACCCAACTGGAGAATTGATTATTCCGGGTTGTCAAAGCTTAAACCGCTTAAAAAATATTTTTCATCCATCAATTTATCGCACAGCTATAGTTGTAGCTACAGCGTATCAAGCTATACAACTGCTCTTGATTACAATAATCTATTAGACCTTTTAACGCTCCAGAGTAACGTAGAAAATTATCCGTATGCCAGTAAAATCACAACAAACAAAGAATTCATACCGGTCTATGTGATTAACAATATCAGCATCAAAGAAAGATTTTCTCCCCTGATAGGAATTAAAGTAAGGACCAAAAGTAAAATGACCATTAATATTTCATACAAAAA